TTCTTTGGTCCAAGAAATACTATCCATCAGCTGTGGGTGTTGAAATTGGCTATATAGATAGTAACTTTTGGAGTGAGTATAGTGAACCTATTAAGTATATATATAACGAATTAAATAGTAACTCTATAAGTAATACATCCATTTTCTGGAGTGAGTCATCACTAAAGAAAATTGTAGATTAAAGATGTTCTAAGAGTAGCTTGTCCGAATCAGCAAAATTATCACCAAGTTTTTTTATCTCATCAATTGTAAAGTAATCAAACTTATCATGCTCATTATACTTAATATTGTCACTTTTTAGATCTATATAAAAAGCATAAAGTTTGAATTTGTGTCCATTTGTTGAAAAGTCCTTCATTACAATAAACTTATTAACTTCAATTTCAACATCTAACTCCTCTAAAAACTCCCTTTTTAAAGCATCTTCTAGGGACTCTTTAGACTCTACTTTTCCTCCAGGGAATTCCCATTTTCCACCAATTGATCCTCCAGGTTTTCTTTTGCCCAGAAGGAACTTTTGGTCTTTTTTTATTATACCAGCTACTGATTTTGGCATTCTATAATAACTCGATTGATGGTGCTATAAAGTGTAAAACACTAATAATAATAGCGGCAAAACCAAGTACAACCCGATATTTAAGAAAACTTTTTTTGAAAAACCTAATCATTGATGAGTCTGATTTTTCTTCGTGGGCTATGTATTCAATAAAAAGAGTAACCCCCGAGATTATTGATATTAACGCAGGAATAAAATCTCCTAGAATTATCATATTTCCTGTATACCTCAAGAATAGAGCTAAAATTCCAACAATTGTACCAATACAACCTATAGTTACTTGTATTATCTCAGACTCTATAAGCTGATAAACAAGAGTAAAATTGTCAAATTTCTTATTTAAAAAATCTTTTGCTAAAATTATTCCCATTAAAAAATTACCAAGAACAACCAAAAAATATATTTGAACCACTACTTCCTCCTAAAACTACCTTTCAATGTGAGTTTTTATTTCTTTTGAAAATGTACCTGATGTCAATTTTAATTGTACATATTCAACTTCTAAAATGTTTTCAAGTTTAAAGGTTAAGTACTTATTATCTCCAAATTCTTTGGGAAAAATAATACTATCACTTTTTATTATAGAGTTATTATGAATAATTTCAACTTTTAATTTAGAAGATACTGTTGTTTCTTTTGCAGGTTTGATGTTTTGTGAAATTTTCACTGAAATAAGTATGTTTTCATCAAACTCAATTGCCTTTGCTGTTATTTTGTAGTTATCAACTCTAACATCCTTAGTAATTTTTATAAAAAAAGGAATAATTATTGTAGCAAAAAGCAGTATTATAAGTAGATCTATTATTAAAACTTTAAGTTGAGGATTTCTTTTGAAAAAACTTTTACTGTTCCTCTTCTCGTAAGCTCTCTTTGTCCCACTTGAGGCTGATTGTAATCTCTCTTTTCTACTAGAATAATAGTTAAGATCCATTTAATTCCCATCCTCTATAAGGATTTTGTCAGTTCTCCACATATTTATACCAGCAGCGTACTCTGTGCATAATAAACCAGTAAGTATACCCTCTGGATATGTTGTATAGAAACTTGAGTAAATTATATTGGAGTTATCAATATTTAAATCATATAGGCCTATAATATAACCATTCTCATTTGTAATAGTTAATGTTTGGGATTTCCCTCCATCTGTTTGGGCAATAAAATATAGATATTTACCTTTTACAATATCATGCAAAACATAGATTGTAGATTCACCTTTATCTTCGCCTACTGGAATATCCATCCAAGATATGTAGCTTTGTTCATTTAAATCGTAGTAATATACACGAGACTTAATATAATCCATTGAAATAGTTGCGCCTGTTTTTTCATCCGTTGTTTTCTTATAAAATGTTAATTCAACTAAAACCCTGTCCTTTTCTCTGTCGGGAATTATATTATTAATTTGAGTTATTGAGTCTTCCTCATTTTCTAGTTGTGGTAAATAATCTAAATCAATAATACTCTCATCAATAAACTCTCCTTCCTTAGTGAATCTATAAATTGACCAGAAATATGTAGTTTGAGTTACAACAATAATACGTTGTAAATGATCAGAGTAAATGTCATTAATAAAGGGGAATGGAGTACCCTCTAGTCCATCTTTTCCAATATAATTTATGTAGTTCCCCTTATCATCAAAAAAGGAAATAATTTGTTCGTTTAATATGTGCCTTTCTAAGTCACTTTTATCCTCTGTTGTATCATAGCTTTTATCTATATAATTTTCACTTAAAGCAGTGTCATATTTAATAGAATCAACAATGTAGATATAGTCATCATTTTTAGTTATAACACCTGGCTCATTAAAAGACCAAGAGTTTTCATCATGGGGGATTGAATCTGACTGCCTAGAAGGGGAAATTTTTAATAACAGATCACCATATGAGTTAAACTTCATTATTTTTTTTCCGTTACCATTTGAAATATAAAAAAGACCATCTTTCATTAATATATCAGTCTCTAAAGAGAACGATATCCCATCTCTAGTAAAAAAATCTAACTCGTTTTCCATATTTCCTATAGGAAGGGTAAACCTCTCTTCTTTGTCTAAAACGCCCTTGTTGATATTTTTATCACATGAAAAAAGTGTTAATAATATTGTTAAAATTAATATCAGTCTTTTTGATATCATTTTTTCTCCTTAGTAACTAGGTTAATAATAAATAATCATATCCATAATACAGTTTAATAGAATTTAAATAAAGTAATTCAATTAAATGTGGTTTTTATTATTAAGTCATATTACTCATAAACTTAAAAATAAAGAGAATCTTGACCTCTAATAAAAAAGGAGGTACATTTTAGACTATGATAGAAAAAGCATTAAACCTTTTATTTGGTTCAGAAAGAGAAAAAAATTTAAAAGAACTATTACCAATTTTAAATGAAATAAATTCTAAAGAGTTATGGGCAATGTCACTTAAGGATGAGGATTTTCCTAGAATGACTCAGAATTTTAAAGATAGATTAAATAATAATGAAACACTTGATGATATTTTACCAGAAGCTTTTGCTCTTTCAAGGGAAGCGGCTAGAAGAAAACTAGGTGAGAGAGCCTATGATGTTCAGCTCTTAGGTGGAATAGCCCTACATAAAGGTAATATTATGGAGATGAAAACTGGAGAGGGTAAAACTCTATCTTCAGTAGCTCCATCATATTTAAACTCATTAACTGGAAAAGGTGTTCATATGATTACAGTTAATGATTATTTAGCTAGTCGTGATGCTAAATGGATGACACCTGTTTTTGACTATCTAGGTTTAGAAGTAGGTTGTATCTTATCAAATATGGATCCTGAAACTAGAAAAGTTGAATATAAAAAAGATATAACCTATGGAACTAATAATGAGTTTGGTTTTGATTATCTAAGGGATAATATGAAGTGGGATATAGAGAAAAAAGCTCAAAAATCCCATGCTTTTTGTATAATTGATGAGATTGACTCCATTTTAATTGATGAGGCTAGAACACCTTTAATTATCTCTGGGGCCGTAGATGAAGACACTTCAAAATTTGATATTGTAAATCAATTAGTCTCTTATTTAGATGAAGTTGTTAAAGATCCAAAATCCGGTGAATATCCTAAAGAAGATATTTTTAATCCAGTTGAAATTATTGGAGATTATAAACTCGAAGAAAAAAATAAACGTGTCTCGTTTACTAATGATGGGATGAATAAGATAGAAGAGTTGTTGACTAAAAGAGGTGTTATTGAAGGATCTCTTTTTGATGAAGTAAACTTTGAATTTATACACTACTTTACCCAAGCTATGAAGGCTCATCATCTATTTCATAAAGACGTAGATTATGTAATACAGGATGGTCTTGTTCAAATTGTTGATGAATTTACTGGGCGTGTTTTAAATGGACGAAGATACTCTGAAGGTCTGCATCAAGCTATAGAGTCTAAGGAAGGTATTACTGTAGCAAAAAAGAATAAAACTTTAGCTAGTATTACATTTCAGAACTACTTTAGAATGTATGATAAAATATCAGGGATGACTGGTACTGCGGATACAGAGGCTAGGGAGTTCAGCAAAATCTATAACTTAGATGTTGTTGTAATACCTACAAATAGACCGATAGCTAGAATAGACCAAGAGGATGTAATCTACTTAAATAAAGAGTATAAATTAAAAGCCATAGCTGATGAGGTTAAAGAGGCTAATAAAAAAGGTCAACCTGTATTAATTGGTACAGTTTCCGTTGAAAGCTCCGAGGAGATTTCAAACTATTTTAGAAAAGCAGGGATCAGACATGAAATTTTAAATGCTAAAAATCATGGCAGAGAGGCTACTATAATTGCAGAGGCTGGTGCTAAAGGTTCTGTTACTATTGCAACAAATATGGCTGGTAGGGGTACCGATATTAAACTTGGTGGAAATCCAGAGTTAAGGGCAAGACGAAGAGTTGGAACCGATGCTACCCCTGAAGAGTATAAAAATGCATTAGAGATTGAGATCGAAAAGTCAAGGGCGGATTATGAAGAGGTAAAATCCCTTGGAGGTCTTTTTGTTATAGGTTCAGAAAGACATGAATCAAGGCGTATTGATAACCAACTTAGAGGTAGATCTGGTCGGCAGGGTGACCCTGGTAGAAGTCAATTTTTTGTATCTTTAGATGATGATTTAATGCGACTATTTGGTGGTGATAGATTTAAGTCTACTATGTCCCGTTTAGGTATGGAGGGTGGAGAACCTATTCAACATAAACTTATAAGTAACTCCCTTGAGAGGGCACAAAAGAAAGTTGAAGAAAGAAACTATGAAATTCGAAAACATCTTTTAGACTATGATGATGTTTTAAATAAGCAGAGAATTTTTATATATGAACAAAGAGATGAGGTCTTAGAGAACAGTGATCTTACATCCTATGTTTTTGAAACTGTAGAAGAGATTGTAGATATCTTATTAGATGATTTTGAAAATGAATCAAGAAGTAATAAAACTGAAGCATTTACAAGATTAACTTTAAGATTGAAGGATAACTTCTTTTATGAATTAACTGCAGATATTGATTTAGATTTAAAAAGTCTTAAAGAAAAGATAATCCAGGATCTATATCAGGATGTTGAAACAAAAAGCGAATTAGCTTCTAAGGAAGCCTTAAACCAGTTTTTAAAGTACGAATCCTT
Above is a genomic segment from Thiospirochaeta perfilievii containing:
- a CDS encoding (deoxy)nucleoside triphosphate pyrophosphohydrolase, with protein sequence MPKSVAGIIKKDQKFLLGKRKPGGSIGGKWEFPGGKVESKESLEDALKREFLEELDVEIEVNKFIVMKDFSTNGHKFKLYAFYIDLKSDNIKYNEHDKFDYFTIDEIKKLGDNFADSDKLLLEHL
- the secA gene encoding preprotein translocase subunit SecA, which encodes MIEKALNLLFGSEREKNLKELLPILNEINSKELWAMSLKDEDFPRMTQNFKDRLNNNETLDDILPEAFALSREAARRKLGERAYDVQLLGGIALHKGNIMEMKTGEGKTLSSVAPSYLNSLTGKGVHMITVNDYLASRDAKWMTPVFDYLGLEVGCILSNMDPETRKVEYKKDITYGTNNEFGFDYLRDNMKWDIEKKAQKSHAFCIIDEIDSILIDEARTPLIISGAVDEDTSKFDIVNQLVSYLDEVVKDPKSGEYPKEDIFNPVEIIGDYKLEEKNKRVSFTNDGMNKIEELLTKRGVIEGSLFDEVNFEFIHYFTQAMKAHHLFHKDVDYVIQDGLVQIVDEFTGRVLNGRRYSEGLHQAIESKEGITVAKKNKTLASITFQNYFRMYDKISGMTGTADTEAREFSKIYNLDVVVIPTNRPIARIDQEDVIYLNKEYKLKAIADEVKEANKKGQPVLIGTVSVESSEEISNYFRKAGIRHEILNAKNHGREATIIAEAGAKGSVTIATNMAGRGTDIKLGGNPELRARRRVGTDATPEEYKNALEIEIEKSRADYEEVKSLGGLFVIGSERHESRRIDNQLRGRSGRQGDPGRSQFFVSLDDDLMRLFGGDRFKSTMSRLGMEGGEPIQHKLISNSLERAQKKVEERNYEIRKHLLDYDDVLNKQRIFIYEQRDEVLENSDLTSYVFETVEEIVDILLDDFENESRSNKTEAFTRLTLRLKDNFFYELTADIDLDLKSLKEKIIQDLYQDVETKSELASKEALNQFLKYESLKALDNKWQEHLERLDALREEVNLRTYAQKNPLVEYKNEGFAIFESLIDDVKVDLARKLMKIKVHKERRTQGMRQVRNINTTHRSMAQMAAVNGQRQEANGKGVQIKRVGEKIGRNDPCPCGSGKKYKKCCGENI
- a CDS encoding LIC_12708 family protein, translating into MISKRLILILTILLTLFSCDKNINKGVLDKEERFTLPIGNMENELDFFTRDGISFSLETDILMKDGLFYISNGNGKKIMKFNSYGDLLLKISPSRQSDSIPHDENSWSFNEPGVITKNDDYIYIVDSIKYDTALSENYIDKSYDTTEDKSDLERHILNEQIISFFDDKGNYINYIGKDGLEGTPFPFINDIYSDHLQRIIVVTQTTYFWSIYRFTKEGEFIDESIIDLDYLPQLENEEDSITQINNIIPDREKDRVLVELTFYKKTTDEKTGATISMDYIKSRVYYYDLNEQSYISWMDIPVGEDKGESTIYVLHDIVKGKYLYFIAQTDGGKSQTLTITNENGYIIGLYDLNIDNSNIIYSSFYTTYPEGILTGLLCTEYAAGINMWRTDKILIEDGN